The Acanthopagrus latus isolate v.2019 chromosome 11, fAcaLat1.1, whole genome shotgun sequence genome segment CACAAGCGGTGCAATTGCCCCAGAAGGATACAGGGAACAGTAGATTTCTTGAAAACAAGTTGCGTCTTTTCTGACTTGctcccagaaaaaaagacaggagcGAGATTGATTTTGTCCTCAGAGGCCAACACaatcaaagcaaaatgaaaattcctCGTAGGTGCTTTAATAAAGGCACATTATTAATCTGTCAGACAGTTCTGATAAACTCTTTTCATTCGGGTCCAAACTGTTATGAACTGGCGCAGACTGCGCAGAAAGCCACGACACCTGGCGAAAGTTATGCTTAAAAAAGGTGAAGTGAAAATATACTTTGTGGTTCAACGCACAGAAGTTTGGTTACTTGTTATACAGAAAGTGACTCAAGTCATGTCCTGAGTGAATCACGCTTGTACAATTACTGTATTAGTCTTTCACTGCAGCGGTCAGCACACATTTCCACCATCAAGACATAGTGTTTGTGTAGTGTGACTCGCTCACAGGCAGTCGGGGATTTAATGGCCTCATACGGTGCATTTAGCATTCAACAGTGCGCTCAGTCTCCTGCGGTGGATCAGAAGCTCCGTGATTCATCCAGCTGTGAGACTGTAGTCCTGCTTGTTAAAGACTCCTGATGATGCATCATTGAAATGTGGTTTCAGGGACTCTCTCAATATCTTTTCCTTTAGTTTGAGTGTTGAAGTCCTGCTTGGTGTGCAGTCAGGTAATGTCAATCTTAGGAACACCCGAAGGTCTTCACAGCTCACACTGTACAATATACAAAGATCCCCTGTCTCTGATGAGGAAACACACTcgtatggggaaaaaaatggaagaaacctctCTCTCCGGCTGGACTGAGATGCAACAgatatttagaaataaaatgacCATCAAAAAGCTATAGATAGgttgtaaatatatataaagaatatgGATCCTGGAGAGGGTCAGGCAACTTTAGGTGTCAGAGTTCCTTTGGCCTCATGGATAAAATGGtcatataataaataaagattagTTTTCATGGTTACAGTCGTGTTGTGTTTCCATAGAGGAGCCTTTTTGattttacatgtgaaaaaaggCTTTTCAAGGGAAGCTGCCAGATGTTGCAGGTGTAAAACCTCAACCCTGATTGTAGCCGGTTTGTGTACTCAGGTAACAGAGCTGACGTCAGACATCAACCACAGACGTGACAGTTGGATTCAGTCATCGTTCTCTCGTGTGAACACGCCCAACTATCTCATccagtttaatgtgtttgtgcacttgtgtgtttgttgactccctctctgctgtctccagGTGGTGTCCGCGCCTGCAGCGCCCAGGTCGCCTCTGGATCTGAAGGCCAAACTGAACTACACCGTCCAGGTTCGCTGCTCCAGCGTGGACAGGCCTCCACTGTGGAGCGACTGGAGTGAGCCTCACCACATCTACCTAGACAGTAAGAACCAGTCCTTCCGACAAgaggcagacaaaacacacaagagcgttattttgtatttgtgcttaAATCCTGCAGGTGCCTCTTTTCTCTctaatgtcaacatttttgctCAGTACAGCCCTGCACTATTTCTAAAAACTTTGGAGAAATTGTTTGAAAGTTCCCGGAGAGCCACAGTATCCAGCAGGAGGTCTGTGACTTCCTGGGGATTCTCGGAACAACTGCAGGGGGTGCATTGAATTGAGCGGAAGATAAGGGACAAAGAAATAATGCTTTAGCCAATGTTAATGGCTCCAGAGAGAGAAACGTTGGTCCATCTCACCACCACTCTGGTCAAGAGTGAGATATATCAGcaactttttttattgattgttgtGATCAGGCATTCATGATACCCTCAAGATTAATCTTAATTACTTTGATGATCTTCTGACTTTTACTATGGAGCCATCATCACGTCAGAGATACATTTCAATGACCAAATGCCAAATTATGACATTCGCCCTCAAATATATCTAGTGTTTAGTGCTGATAACATGCAAAACATAGTAAACATTCTCCCCGCTAACAATCAGCATGTTAGCGTTTCATTGGAAACTTTGCTAATCCTAAACATTTAtctcaaagcactgctgtgcctCAGTACAGCGTCTTAAAGCATGTTTGATCATGTATAATGATAACCTGCAGTTTTGGAGCAGGATTgaatctttaaaacatttgagaaaatcTCTACTGTAACAAATACATGCATAATTTTTAAAAGGCCAAAGGCATTTTACAGTTGGCTGTGCAATTTATAAAGATTTTCTTAAAAACTGGTCCTTCTTTGCGTTGCTCTCATCAGTCTCTTCGAGTACAGTGAGTTGTAATTTAGTTTGCAGATAGAACTGACATCGAgctgaaatgttcttttcaattgtgttaaattaaattagaatGAACCACAAATTTAGAAACAAAATCACCTGGAAAAAGGATGCCGATGTTTTTAGACACGATTGTTAACATGTTGGTTCAGAGCTGAAATAGCTTAACTGAGGGGTTATTTGGGTATTTGATGGCTCTAAATTCAGGGAGTTAAATTATTTAATATCACCTTTTTGCAGTGAACTCGTGATGGCTGCAGTTCAATTCTCATTCCCCCCGAGAGGCGGATGAGGATTCCTCACATTTAAACGCTGACTGTAATTATCTCTCAGGTAGATTTATGTCAGTGTTGAACTGTTGAAATGAGTCAAGCTCATTAGCCTGAGCTATTAATGAAGAGCTCATTCCAGTGTGGCCAGTGTCAATAAACATCCCGAAAGGACAGTGACCTGCTGCACATCATGTGACACAATGGCATTAAAGACTGCAGAATGTCACACATGAAGTATCTTTGCCATCCATGTTCTCAATATGAAACTGAGAATAGAGAAATAGAGACAGAAATAAGACAGTAACTCTGTTGAAGTTGGCTGGTTGTTAGTTTTCGCTCTGCAGCATCAGACTGCtaattaaaatgtgaacatCAGCCTGAGGGCTTGTATGTCTGTCACTGGTCTTTAACTATTGGTGCTTTCAGAGGTGTGTTCTTCTACTCTGTGTCACAGAAAGAGACCTGACCCTGGTGAAAATATGTACCAATGTGTCATGGGGTTGAAACCTTGTTAGACTCAAGTCTGAGTCATCTTACCGAAAATGAGCTACCAAAATTTTTATGATGATGAGGTGTGCCAAAAACAGTAAATTAAGATAAGATTAGATGAAATGTCTGAGTGAAGGTGAGTGAACGACTCTTGGAAAGTTTCTTAATGTTTACCAGCAGTAAAATCCAGCCAAAACATATTCCCcaagttttttaaaatgatgagtCACTACTGCTTTCTTTTTAGATTAAGCTGAAAGGTTTCTTTTGTTGGGCTTATCACCTGTTTGGCAGATGAgtcatgtttcttttgtatTCACTGGAAGAACTCCAGAAACTACAGgcagatgtttctgtttgctgcaTCTGAGGAGGTGGTGAGATAAAAGCTCTCACAAACTCATatctgaaaaaaagtttttcttttatcttttggAAAAATCTAATTGGAAAACACCTGATTTGGGGTCAGTGGTTACGGTTAGAGCAAGCAAAAGGGTTTAGGCTAGTGGTCTATATAATTTCCGGAGAGCGACTTAagtatgttgttgtttgtgtgtgcgcagcgGTGAGCTACATCCCTGAGAAGGTGGTGGTGCGACCGGGGGAGAACGTGACGGTGTACTGCGTGTTCAACGACCACAACATCAACGCCAGCACGGCCGTGTGGATGCTCAACTTCCAACAGCCGCTCCATCGCAGCCAATACCACCCGGTCAACCAATGGGTCAGCGACAACTCGTTTCAAGTTTCTAGGATGAATTTCCCCAAAAAGCTCAAAGACTTTCctgtatttttgtctgtgtACTAAGACTTTTCCTTCCCAAATACAGGTCAGCCAGATCACAGTGCGTCCCTCAGAGACTCAGATGTACGACCTGCTGCAGTGCACTCAGGAGTGGACCATCCCCTACAGCCAGATCTATGTAGAAGGTGAGATTTGCCGTGCCAGAAACAGCAAGACTTAATCAACCTATTCTCACTCCCAACACATCACATGCAGTGCTGTTGTTACCCTTCAAACATCACTTCTTAAAGCATCCCTCTGGTGCAGCACTTTAAAGAGCGAGAATAGTCCAGGTCAGGAGTGAATCAGGAAGTTAAATTACGTAAATCATGCACTGTGCCTTCACGTTACATGACATGAATAATGaacatagttattttaacccaatgCAAGATTTTTACCTAAACATaatcaagtatttttttgtgcctaaccTAAACAAGCCGTGACCATttgacaacattaataacagtcTAAAAGTCATAATTTGTATTAAATGCAAACTGCTTGTCAGGaagctttactttgaaagtcAGACCAGATGTTGCATATTACTAGTTATTGCTAACTTTACAGAGGAGCCCTTCATTCACGTAATAGATGCTAGAGGTAAAGGTAGagcatcatagtttgaagcttaaggccactgaccaagctgtcGTATTTTAAGACTTCACCTATCACCATCCAAATAGGTGGGTTTTTTGAGCATTTCATAACTTTCCCGGCCTTGTTGCTCCTATCCCAACTTGTCTGAAAGGTGTCGCTGCCATCAAATTCACAATAAGtgaatatttacaaaattagATGAAGTTGTTGAAGAAAATATCTTGTATGAAATATATTGTATTCCAGTTTTCAGTTGAGTAAATGCCAAAAAGGACGATCACACTATCACACTCTGTTTTATTTGGGTTGTACACAAAGTTGTTTTTGGAATCTGGGTTATATGATGCAATGTTCAAGAAAATTCCTAGAACACATCCAAATGAAGAAGGACATGGTTTATCTACAGCTTAGGACTGAAAGCCACAGATCAACATTTCCCTTCACGTTGCTTGACGTCCGTGTCCCTTTTTTTGATCCAGTTTTCCACTGTAatagacaaaaacaggaaagaggGTGGTGGCATGTGACAGCACAACAATGTGAACCAAAATTATCCCCCTGCACTGAGGTGACCTCagaagtttgtttctgttacCTAAGATCTGCCTGTGTCTCCCTGCGTGTCCCAGGAGCTTCAATTGATATAAACTGTGAAACCAACGGTGACATCGACGCCATGGACTGCAGCTGGAAGAACACACAGTGGACTAAACTCAAGTTCAGATCCAGGTAACGCAGCACTTGACGTTTCAGAGCAGCCGTCTCCTTTCAGTGAAGTGTATTCGGATGTTTGTTGAAGCATTGTTAgtgaaaaacataaatcagcGCTCAGAACTCAGTGAAAACCTGGAAGTGAGCGAACACAGTGTACCAGACAGCTCGCTTACTGAACACACCCTGGAGATAGTTGTGTAAAATGATACAGGAAGTTCATTTGAGTTCAGTGTCTTTGGTACAACGGAGAGtctccacattttaaaaagtgaaggCCAAACCACAACAGTGAGGACTGACCGAGTGATGAAATGTTTCTAACTGGTGTTCCTCAGAGGCCTCTTGTGCAACACGATTTTGTAACTGACTTTCTTAACTCCAGTTTCTCCACCTCGCCTGCCTTTTACTTTTCCCTCTAATTccaatgtgttttaaataaggagagaaaatgtgatttgctgctgcagtcgggctGGTAAACAGGAGTAAACTCTGAGCTCCCCTGTCGATAAACAAATTCGGATCcgagcagaatctgatgtgacagCCGGTTTTTATCCTCCTGAGGGTCTGAGTAAGGAACCCAACTCTCGCCTACTGAGCTGCCCGACTCCGAGCAGCTGCAGCGATTCTTAGTTTAGCTTAAAGTACCTATAGTGAAAGTGTTAGTCTATTAATAATCTgtaaaaaaggaagagaaagagcaaATCCTACAGCACTTACATGACAACATTTTGACATATATTATTTCATGTCATCCGTTTGGACGGCAGGTGGGCGGACCTAccatgtgatgtgatggaggagagggagagagcgggtGAGAAAGTGGGGGAGATGGGACCCGCCTGCCCGCAGGTGCTATCCAGGCAGAAGAGCTGCACCATCCAGCCTCTGAGGATGAACTGCTACAAGCTGTGGCTGGAGGTGCCGTCCCGACTTGGACCCATCAGGTCTAAACCCGTCTACCTGTCCCCCATCGATCACGGTGAGCACGGAGGTCGGATTTAAAGATCCCTCTCGCCTTATAACTGTAGCTCTCCTCCTGCAACAGCACTTCTTTCTGATGACTTTTTATGTCTGGAGGTTTTTTCTGTAGAAATATCATAAAGAACATGAATGTGTTCTTGTTTAGTTGAGATATTTGAGATAATCTGGAATATTTAATCTTATTTATGAATCaaacatcttatttttttttctaaggcAAATGAGTATTGAACTTCTAAGGAAACCATTGCTGGATTAAATATTTATAGGAAAAGAGTTGTGTGCTTGAAGATAACCTTCTAATGTCGAGGttaaaaaagtgattcataTTCATCACAGAACAACTGAAAAAGGCGTGAAAGACAAACTCACAATCTTCTTTATTGGTGCCGTTTCCCCTCTGCAGTGAAACCTCACACGGCCACTAATGTGAAGGCAGTGAGCCGGAGCAGCGGGGTCCTGGCAGTCACGTGGGAGCCTCCGTCTCTGCCGGTCGAGGGGCTCCAGTGTCAGTTTCGGTACCACTCGCCATCCGCTGTGAGAGCCCAGCCGGAGTGGAAGGTGAGCTTGTTGACCATCCACGGGCACCACAGGCACTATGGACGGCATTTAACGAACCTTTACTGAAAAGTTGCTAACACATAAATTAAATAGTCCTTTTGTCAAGGGAGCTAACTTCCTTTTTGGCCTCTAAAACtttcatccctgcagcactgtatCAGCAAAGACGATCATTACCACAGCACACTTGACTGTGctctttatttctatttttaataataattttttgctttaatgtacAGAACAGCTGAAAATGGCAGGACGAGAGAGAAGGGCGATGACATGCACCATGGGTCATAGATCAGATTCAAACCCTTGGCcactgcagtgaggacacagcTGCTGTGCACTGCCAACTCAGTGGTTTAAGTctaattatttttcttcaacTTGGAAGAAAGATGTTTATCCATCAAGAAGAAAGTTATGAGAAGACACTCAGGTCAGGGCTCTGCTGGTCAACAAGTCCCATGTCTCCTTGAATGACACAGGAAGCTCTGATATGAACTCAGCTGGTCACTTTGACATGCTCTGATATGAGAACATGTTCCTGCCCTCTGattagaaatgttttcaaaatgatgagacagagaaggaaataGTTTTCGCTGGTAGCTTTGATGAAGTTGGTcgacaaatgaaaataatgtgttctCCACAGATCAAATATTTCCcgattctttctttttccttcatctGAAATGAGCACTAAGAGAAAATGTCGCCCTGCAGGTCCAGAGTCCAGTGAGGGTGCCGTGGGGGGAGGTCGCGGTGTCCGACATGTGCCGGGTGTATGTGGTCCAGGTACGCTGCATGCACACCAACGGCACCGGCTACTGGAGCGAATGGAGCGACTCGGCCTACTCCACACCTCAAAACAGCAGAGGTAACGTTGAACGCCACTCGTTTCACtctgaaacacatcaaataacACTAGACCTTTTAAGGTAATGACACATGCAGCTTGATGCCTGATGTGACCTTTTTAAATTACGTTTGACCTTCTGATTTTAGCTCTAATGGAAAATGGCACACACGTCACATCACGCCATCAGAGGTGAAAGCTGTCATGTGATGCATTTGTCCGTCTCCCCCTCAGCTCCTGAACGTGGTCCTGATTTCTGGAGAATTCTTGAGGACGATCCATATGGAAACCAGACTAATGTCACGCTGCTATTTgaggtacacaaacacaaacacaaacactgacattttctcGTGTTGATTAAGACGTGGGATTGAAAATGTTGGATTTCCTGCTTGTTACCTCCAGCGTCTCCAAATATCGGGGCACTCTTACTGCGTGGACGGATTTATTGTGCAGCGCCAGACCTCCAGTGGCTATGTGACGAGGGAACAGATCGACCTGACGTCCTCCTACAGCTTTGAGTGGAACCAGATGCTTGAaactgtgactgtggaggcctACAATAGTCTGGGGAGCTCGGCCCACAATGTCAACATGATGCTGGAGAGGCAGCCCAAACGTAAGTGTGAAGGGATGGATTGGCTCTGAAACAACTGCATGgaaagatgtttattttttattttttctccacatCTGTGCGTCTCCACATCTAACTGTCTCAATTATTGTGAattgaacatgaaaataatcactggCTGCAGCCCCAAATCCcaaataaatactttatttggGCATTAAAACCTTGCTGAGATTATAAAATCTCATGACACAGTACTgattaaacagaaatgtgattaTAAAATCAAGAAGATATATAAATAAGACCAATTTAAAACAACTCGATCAGAACAGTTGTTCTGTTgtgaaaaaaggacaaatgtaaagttaaaaCCGGTCTGATTCTTGGTTCActtgaataaaaagaaattctattaaaaaatgcactttgTTCAGTGATATTTTTAAATTCTCTCCAAACTATGTAAGAtattgcagttttgtgtttttctgtttacttgTTAATCACTTTTCAATAACATTTCTCTTAAAACCATTTTCAAGGTTACTGAGCTGAGAAAATACAAAGCTTCAGACCTGTTTTTACCGTTTCGACAgactttccttttttgtctgtgtttattttgtcaccACCATCTGCgtgcagcagaaaaatgtaAGTGAAAGCTGAGGACACGAACGGCCATCCACTTAGGCGCCCTGCTTAAACCATGTGTCCCTGGAGAGCCCATAAAGGCTCTAATTGAGGCCTCGCTGCCATTAGCTTGAGTGTCGTAAAGGTTATTAGCAGCAAtccaacacagcacagcaaaaaacaatgttaacagTTGTTTTGCTCTCGCCCAATACTCATGATTCAGGGAAAACTATTTGGCACAACATGTTTGTTAGACATGTTTCCATAAGTAttctgagaaaatgtgttttcaagcTTATTAGCAGCAAAACTTACAGCAGAGTTGATCCACTAACGTTGTTGTTGCtctccatcaccaccatcaaAACACCAATGAGGGGAACATTACTTCCTGCAGAACGGTGTTTCGTCCCTCCAGTAGAGATGGGGAGACAATAAGAAGTAGAGAAGTAGAGATGTGTAAacttttgtgattattttctgtgtaATGACTCGAACCACACCAGTTGGACTCTCCTGAAAGCATCATGTTCAATCAGTATATTTCTTCTCTGTGCTCTCAGGTCGCTGTGTGAGTTCGTTCAGTGTGTTGGTCATCAACAgcacctgtgtgtctctgtcctggactctgctggacaaCAGCTCTGTCCCCCTGTCCATGGTGGTCCAGTGGTCTCATCACAAAGGCCAGAGTGGAGACATGTGGGCCAGACTGCCCTACACTGACCGTCCCATCTATTTGAGAGGTAACGTGATCTCTGTttgctatctttttttttcctttctcaaTTTGACAGTAATAGTCACTATAATAAGTGTTATTAATGACACTGTTGGCTGTAAAGTAAATTGCACTGGCCAAAACAGTAACGTTGACACTAATATTGAACTAATAATCAGATAGGAGCccaatcagaataaaaaatCTTCCTGTAACCACTGCACGTATGATCTGATCTCGCCATTTCTGAATGAATTTTCAATCAGATTGATGGGGTAATGTAAACCTTTGATAAACTGTTCACTAGGAAAGTATTCGCACCTAATAACCATGTAAACACTTAATCCAATGGTTggaataaacattttcattgtctGTGCGTTTGCCCATCGTGGTGGGTAACGTGGGAGGGACAGAAACGTGACCGTATCAAAACAGCTGTGTTCCAACTTTGTCACTGGTGATCTTAAAAAGAGGACTGTTGAAAGCCTCAGTTAGCAAAAGGCTGAAAAAGAGTTGAAAATTAGCCAGCAAACAAAGGGAACACTTCAGATATTGACTGATATAttctaagctaacgttagctagtgtTGCACACTTTTACATGAGATGGAAAGAGCACTCGGGAGCGCGCATATACGGCACGTCCTTTGGATTTTTCCCAGAACAACTGTCTGAGATAGGACACAATATATTCACACATTGGCGTTAGAAAGCGattaaaaaaggcaaacacTCTTAAATTTACCAGTATGTGGTACTGTAAAAGAGCAAGTGTATTCAGCCAGCGTGATTTCATCGCATCGTTCCAGGTGATTTCTTCGGTTCTGAGGAGTCGGGCTTCTACTTGTACCCTGTGTTTGCCGACGGAGAGGGGGAGCCAGTGTACGCTACCGGTATGCACCAGCTCACTGGCTGTTTTGTTCAACATGTTTCAGGAT includes the following:
- the lepr gene encoding leptin receptor isoform X4, with translation MREPHGPPSTTPAADLVAVSLQRLLSPNGETNNPVVCEAEDSFTCSIALDTTTSFVTMVTVSISDAVAPPVLLRIPARPVKPSPPVNLSHIQTIEAELILLWDDPPDYETGPLRYEVRYSSNTTHPSWQVVSAPAAPRSPLDLKAKLNYTVQVRCSSVDRPPLWSDWSEPHHIYLDTVSYIPEKVVVRPGENVTVYCVFNDHNINASTAVWMLNFQQPLHRSQYHPVNQWVSQITVRPSETQMYDLLQCTQEWTIPYSQIYVEGASIDINCETNGDIDAMDCSWKNTQWTKLKFRSRWADLPCDVMEERERAGEKVGEMGPACPQVLSRQKSCTIQPLRMNCYKLWLEVPSRLGPIRSKPVYLSPIDHVKPHTATNVKAVSRSSGVLAVTWEPPSLPVEGLQCQFRYHSPSAVRAQPEWKVQSPVRVPWGEVAVSDMCRVYVVQVRCMHTNGTGYWSEWSDSAYSTPQNSRAPERGPDFWRILEDDPYGNQTNVTLLFERLQISGHSYCVDGFIVQRQTSSGYVTREQIDLTSSYSFEWNQMLETVTVEAYNSLGSSAHNVNMMLERQPKRRCVSSFSVLVINSTCVSLSWTLLDNSSVPLSMVVQWSHHKGQSGDMWARLPYTDRPIYLRGDFFGSEESGFYLYPVFADGEGEPVYATATRGDPAAYMMLMIISFLSIVLFVNLVLSQNQMKKFVWKDVPNPNKCSWAKGLDFKKADNFEHLFRPPEGLSAWPLLLPSENISKVVIVDEVELSALTTASVQAPHVSLTPDPAATLYVSSSPRLDSEVDQTQPVEGRGVPSFALDLDALTSSSPMLDELQLVDPPVEQPPGSKDSSAQSSVTYATVLLSHPKQDQQPIHLHYKDGSGSSSSDEGNFSANNSDISGSFHGGLWELDDPRRSCSYNSVEELSETSEQEDGEEAREEKELYYLGMDYRAEDEDSEGDQEEREEETAAELLKSVVLGREDCSVESHPLLGAEDSSEPRGVSLLYLPQFRTAPCSRQVAAQPQDGPGASLTQTAFK